A window from Opitutia bacterium ISCC 52 encodes these proteins:
- a CDS encoding ABC transporter permease → MFQLNLTQHQLLNTVKLGVKSLLLHKLRSGLTMLGMIFGVCSVIAMLAIGEGASHEAQERIKRLGSTNIIINSVKPPESQDDNNTSGKSFGIEYGLTYDDASRLQFTIPNVSNVLPMRIIRDNVRFNRNQEPCQVIGTLPSYTAMQKVDLVAGRFLTMVDQKHQRNVCIITSGLAARLFPYQSPLQSTIRVKDVYYQVVGLINETGTADQRPQKDEMEGEPLDNNVYIPLSTARTRFGETLIRRNAGSFSAEKVELHQIIVKMETTESVIAAEQQIKGLLKRFHNQNDFELIVPLQLLREAEATKRMFNIVLGSIAAISLLVGGIGIMNIMLATVTERTREIGVRRALGAKKKDIVTQFLIETVVLSIGGGTIGVLLGVLVPLLVSASTDMVTIITPWSVALAFGISGLTGIAFGIYPASQAAELDPIEALRHE, encoded by the coding sequence ATGTTCCAACTAAACCTAACCCAACACCAACTTCTCAACACCGTAAAACTCGGTGTTAAGAGCTTGCTTTTGCACAAGCTGCGTTCGGGACTGACCATGCTGGGAATGATCTTTGGAGTCTGCTCGGTCATTGCCATGCTGGCAATTGGTGAAGGCGCTTCCCACGAGGCTCAGGAACGCATCAAGCGACTCGGATCGACCAACATCATTATCAACAGCGTCAAGCCTCCGGAATCGCAGGATGACAACAATACCTCTGGGAAAAGTTTTGGCATAGAATACGGTCTCACCTACGATGACGCCTCACGCCTACAATTTACGATCCCAAACGTAAGCAACGTGCTACCCATGAGAATTATTCGGGACAACGTGCGCTTTAATCGGAATCAGGAACCGTGCCAAGTCATAGGCACCTTGCCATCTTACACTGCCATGCAAAAAGTGGATTTGGTAGCAGGAAGATTCCTTACGATGGTCGATCAAAAACACCAGCGCAATGTCTGCATAATCACTTCAGGCCTCGCAGCTCGGCTATTTCCTTATCAGTCACCTCTTCAATCCACAATTCGCGTAAAGGATGTTTATTATCAGGTAGTCGGTTTGATCAACGAAACGGGCACGGCTGATCAACGACCTCAAAAAGACGAGATGGAGGGCGAACCACTCGACAACAACGTTTATATTCCCCTTTCCACAGCAAGGACCCGTTTTGGAGAAACCCTCATTCGACGCAACGCTGGTAGTTTCAGTGCGGAAAAAGTCGAACTGCACCAGATCATTGTAAAGATGGAGACGACTGAATCGGTCATTGCAGCAGAGCAACAGATAAAGGGTCTGCTCAAACGTTTCCACAATCAAAACGATTTTGAACTTATCGTTCCTCTACAACTCCTTCGCGAAGCGGAAGCCACCAAGCGCATGTTCAACATCGTTCTTGGCTCCATCGCAGCCATTTCTTTGCTGGTGGGAGGTATTGGCATCATGAACATTATGCTAGCTACTGTCACCGAACGCACACGCGAGATCGGTGTGCGTCGCGCTCTCGGTGCCAAGAAGAAAGACATTGTCACTCAATTCTTGATTGAAACCGTGGTTCTCTCCATTGGGGGCGGAACGATCGGTGTATTGCTAGGAGTACTGGTTCCTCTTTTGGTTTCGGCCTCTACCGACATGGTCACCATCATAACTCCCTGGTCGGTAGCCCTCGCCTTTGGAATTTCCGGGCTGACCGGAATTGCGTTTGGCATCTATCCGGCGTCACAGGCGGCGGAGCTGGATCCCATCGAAGCTTTAAGACATGAGTGA
- a CDS encoding HAMP domain-containing histidine kinase — protein MDIETFDQGMDQLKRSYYLVLPLALILAVSGAWLIAQRSLRPVNALTRAVEGVTEVGLDQRIEGSGYETEFQRLIRMHNEMMGRLEKAFYQATRFSADASHELKTPLARLQAEIEAALKNAPQESSDQQVYASLLDEIERLKGITEKLLLLSTSDTGKLKLTLEPVNLSEMLKNVVEDCEARAEDRAIDATIPEDVFVEADTVLLEQAIQNLATNAFRYSDR, from the coding sequence GTGGATATTGAAACATTTGATCAGGGAATGGATCAACTGAAACGCAGTTATTACTTGGTGTTGCCATTGGCATTGATTCTGGCTGTCAGTGGGGCTTGGTTGATCGCTCAACGTTCACTCAGGCCTGTGAACGCATTAACACGAGCTGTAGAAGGGGTGACAGAGGTTGGGTTAGATCAGCGCATTGAAGGTTCGGGGTATGAAACGGAGTTCCAGCGTTTGATCCGGATGCATAACGAGATGATGGGGCGATTGGAAAAGGCTTTTTATCAGGCGACCCGATTCAGCGCAGATGCCTCTCACGAATTAAAAACCCCTTTGGCCAGACTGCAGGCAGAAATAGAGGCGGCGCTCAAAAATGCCCCACAGGAATCGAGTGATCAACAGGTGTATGCAAGTTTATTGGACGAAATCGAACGATTGAAAGGCATTACGGAGAAGCTGTTGCTATTATCAACTTCGGATACGGGAAAGTTAAAGCTGACCTTAGAGCCGGTTAATCTGAGTGAAATGCTCAAGAACGTGGTGGAGGATTGTGAGGCGAGAGCCGAAGACCGGGCTATAGATGCTACTATCCCAGAAGATGTATTCGTAGAAGCAGATACAGTGTTGTTGGAGCAGGCGATCCAAAACCTGGCAACCAATGCCTTCCGTTACAGTGATCGATAA
- a CDS encoding SGNH/GDSL hydrolase family protein, with the protein MPHAKPQSVSRWLTRLQAVGFGILLVLLIEGGLQLAGFGGEDLGEDPFIGFSAVEPLFALNSKANRYELRPERSTYFVSDGFTRHKDSDTFRIFVLGGSTVQGRPYSIETAFPKWLQINLELAHPNKKFEVVNCGGISYASYRLVPILKECLNYEPDLLILCAGQNEFLEARTYGAIKPLARSLGGPVKVLRGLASYQALDSLYQSATGAKAKKESLKKPTLKLEVDAFLDYKRGLSAYHRDPQWREGVIAHFKDNIRRIHTIIQEADLPLVVLNPPANLKDTPPFKSEHRSDLSEEEEMAFQDYVNQAENLYQTDVAKAAECLRWAVDLDPSFALAHYSLAHCYLALANFAKAEHHFIEALNEDICPLRLLPSMRTFVNDYCQSNNIPSLDLQPLLRNFSGEMVIGSGILVDHVHPSIKGHQFIGEETANLLFKSVLPQPTTPNWKAGRSTAYKKQFNSLDGLYYSHGQIRLDNLMDWTKGQTEGPPIEMHQPIDKQ; encoded by the coding sequence ATGCCCCACGCAAAACCACAGTCCGTCTCTCGCTGGCTTACACGGTTGCAGGCGGTGGGGTTTGGAATATTGTTGGTGCTTTTGATTGAAGGGGGACTCCAGTTGGCGGGGTTTGGTGGTGAGGATTTGGGAGAAGATCCATTTATAGGGTTCAGCGCGGTGGAACCATTATTTGCCCTCAACTCAAAAGCTAACCGATACGAGCTACGACCGGAGAGGAGTACCTACTTTGTGAGTGACGGATTTACACGTCACAAAGATTCGGATACGTTTCGGATATTTGTTCTAGGGGGGTCAACCGTTCAAGGTCGCCCCTACTCGATCGAAACCGCTTTTCCCAAGTGGCTACAGATCAACTTGGAGCTCGCTCATCCAAATAAGAAGTTCGAAGTCGTTAATTGCGGAGGCATCTCCTACGCCAGTTATCGACTCGTTCCTATCCTCAAAGAATGCCTGAACTACGAACCCGATTTGCTAATCCTTTGCGCGGGGCAAAACGAATTCCTCGAAGCACGTACCTATGGCGCCATCAAACCACTCGCACGATCTCTTGGCGGTCCAGTGAAAGTTCTTCGGGGCCTGGCAAGTTACCAAGCATTGGACAGCCTGTATCAATCAGCCACCGGAGCCAAAGCCAAGAAAGAATCCCTAAAAAAACCCACTCTTAAATTGGAAGTAGATGCCTTCCTCGATTACAAAAGAGGCCTAAGCGCCTACCATCGCGATCCGCAATGGAGAGAAGGAGTCATTGCTCACTTTAAGGACAACATTCGAAGAATTCATACGATTATTCAAGAAGCAGATCTCCCCCTCGTTGTGCTCAACCCACCTGCGAACCTAAAAGACACACCTCCCTTCAAGTCTGAGCACCGATCAGATCTAAGTGAAGAGGAGGAGATGGCATTTCAAGATTACGTAAATCAGGCCGAGAACCTCTATCAAACGGATGTAGCAAAAGCAGCTGAATGCCTCCGGTGGGCCGTCGACCTGGACCCCTCCTTTGCTTTGGCGCATTACTCGCTCGCACATTGTTATCTGGCTTTGGCCAACTTCGCAAAGGCTGAACATCATTTTATAGAAGCCTTAAACGAAGACATTTGTCCACTGCGCCTACTCCCATCCATGCGGACTTTCGTGAATGATTATTGCCAGTCAAACAACATACCATCTCTAGACCTGCAGCCACTACTCAGAAACTTTTCCGGAGAAATGGTAATAGGATCAGGCATTCTGGTTGATCACGTGCATCCGTCTATCAAAGGCCATCAGTTTATCGGCGAAGAAACCGCCAACCTGCTTTTCAAAAGCGTTCTTCCCCAACCGACCACCCCAAATTGGAAGGCAGGTCGCTCAACTGCCTATAAAAAGCAATTCAATAGCTTGGACGGCCTCTACTACTCCCACGGTCAAATTCGTTTGGACAATCTAATGGATTGGACCAAAGGCCAAACCGAAGGCCCGCCGATCGAAATGCATCAGCCTATCGATAAGCAGTAA
- a CDS encoding sulfatase: protein MKKIISTVLLLFLHPLAFCLLASDKPNIIFMLSDDQGWNETSVQMHPDIPNSKSEVVQTPNLLKLAEQGMRFSQGYSPASVCAPTRLSLQNGKSPGQNHWTKASRPYTAADGFKLIPPPNIRNITNDEFTIGELLQEAGYATAHYGKWHINGGGPEVHGYDESDGETGNEHAAPHKGDNPVDIFGMGKRAAAFMEKSTAAEKPFFIQLSCNALHYPENARPNTVEKYSKLMRNGNARSIGRAALGENLDEGIGLLMAKVDELGIADNTYVVYMSDNGAGGGGGGRNPLSGGKGDVREGGIRVPLFIRGPGIESNSWSHQAVVGYDFYNTFAEWAGYNKPLPKNIEGGSITHLLAGENKPVTRSREGLVFHFPHYQGDTPHSTLIKGDYKLLHFYETEDSQLYNLAADLRESKDLSKLKPELAAAMESELFSRLKAIGADLPEVNPNYDPNNPPQIRRGGGGGRNREARGNRGGDQGGNRGDRQDRNNRQNQR from the coding sequence ATGAAAAAAATCATCTCAACAGTACTCTTACTCTTCCTTCATCCTTTAGCCTTCTGCCTTTTGGCCTCGGACAAGCCCAACATCATTTTCATGCTGTCCGACGACCAGGGCTGGAACGAGACGTCCGTACAAATGCACCCGGACATCCCTAACTCCAAAAGCGAGGTGGTCCAGACTCCGAACCTTCTAAAGCTGGCCGAACAGGGCATGCGCTTCAGTCAAGGCTACTCCCCAGCCTCCGTATGCGCCCCGACCCGCCTCAGTCTGCAGAATGGTAAAAGCCCCGGTCAGAATCACTGGACCAAGGCCAGCCGGCCTTATACGGCTGCGGACGGTTTTAAACTCATTCCTCCACCCAATATCCGCAATATTACCAACGATGAATTCACCATTGGCGAGCTGCTGCAGGAAGCAGGCTACGCTACTGCGCACTATGGGAAATGGCATATCAATGGAGGTGGCCCAGAAGTCCACGGCTACGATGAAAGCGACGGTGAAACCGGAAATGAACACGCGGCCCCACACAAAGGTGACAACCCGGTCGATATCTTTGGCATGGGAAAGCGAGCGGCGGCTTTCATGGAGAAAAGCACCGCAGCAGAAAAACCATTTTTCATCCAACTCTCCTGCAACGCGCTCCACTACCCGGAAAACGCCAGACCCAATACGGTCGAGAAATACAGCAAGCTTATGCGAAATGGGAATGCACGCTCAATTGGACGTGCTGCTCTCGGCGAGAACCTGGACGAAGGCATCGGACTCCTCATGGCGAAAGTCGACGAGCTTGGTATCGCCGACAACACCTACGTCGTTTACATGTCTGACAACGGCGCTGGGGGTGGCGGTGGAGGTCGCAACCCACTGAGCGGTGGTAAGGGAGATGTGCGCGAAGGCGGCATCCGTGTGCCTCTCTTTATCCGTGGACCTGGTATTGAATCCAACTCCTGGTCGCACCAGGCGGTTGTCGGTTACGATTTCTACAACACCTTTGCCGAATGGGCCGGTTATAATAAGCCGCTGCCTAAGAACATCGAAGGCGGCAGCATCACCCATCTACTCGCAGGCGAAAATAAACCGGTTACCCGTTCCCGCGAAGGCCTCGTCTTTCACTTTCCTCACTACCAGGGTGACACCCCTCATTCCACGCTCATTAAAGGGGACTACAAACTTCTCCATTTCTACGAAACGGAAGATAGCCAACTCTATAATCTCGCTGCAGACCTTCGAGAAAGCAAAGACCTATCCAAGTTAAAGCCCGAGTTGGCAGCAGCCATGGAATCCGAACTCTTCAGTCGGCTCAAAGCCATCGGTGCCGACCTCCCAGAAGTGAATCCTAACTACGACCCAAACAATCCTCCCCAAATCCGACGTGGTGGAGGTGGTGGACGTAATCGCGAAGCACGGGGGAACCGAGGCGGTGACCAAGGAGGCAACCGCGGAGACAGACAAGATCGAAACAACCGGCAGAATCAAAGATGA
- a CDS encoding sulfatase: MLRLLLLVVIIPAAFAERPNILFLFSDDHAWQSIGAYDGLLKDVAHTPHIDQLAEEGMLFRKCYVANALCGPSRAAILTGKYGHKNGITWNRKGTFDGSQQTFPKIMRANGYQTALIGKWHLKSTPTGFDYWEVMRGQGRYYNPLLLTGDIGGQNDERTVTGYNSDIVGDLSIEWLKHGRSKSKPFVLMSQFKATHHGWCPGPEEYDLYDGIEIPEPSTLFDDFSYRGTAIRDQTLTLYEDLRESLLIGDPGELGQLNPDQRVAWDAYRSKFTTPYKAMNLDWNDPSKELSRFKYQALLKNFLAAGAGIDKNVGRIRAFLKENDLADNTIVIYMADHGYFLGEHGFFDKRFMYEESIRTAFIVHWPGMVEEGVVNDDDIVSNIDIAETFLDIAGIEIPEDMQGRSLVPVLQGNTPEDWRKSFLYQYFEMANHHVYPHFGVTDGAHKLIYYHGQNEWEYFDLESDPQELVSQYYVLEHQDTIQALKKELVRLRKYYESNDPSGPDLNKKGVWPWEKRLKPL, encoded by the coding sequence TGGTGCCTACGACGGCCTGCTAAAGGATGTGGCACATACGCCACACATCGACCAGTTGGCAGAGGAGGGGATGTTGTTCAGAAAATGTTACGTGGCCAACGCACTCTGTGGTCCGAGTAGAGCGGCCATCCTGACTGGCAAGTATGGTCACAAGAATGGGATTACCTGGAATCGAAAAGGAACCTTCGACGGTTCTCAGCAAACCTTCCCAAAGATCATGAGGGCCAACGGTTATCAAACAGCACTCATTGGAAAGTGGCATTTGAAGTCGACTCCGACCGGCTTTGATTACTGGGAGGTGATGCGGGGGCAAGGTCGGTATTACAATCCCTTACTGCTTACAGGGGATATCGGTGGCCAAAATGACGAGCGAACTGTAACGGGCTACAATTCGGATATCGTCGGTGACCTGAGTATCGAGTGGCTGAAACATGGCCGGAGCAAAAGTAAACCTTTTGTACTGATGTCTCAATTCAAAGCGACCCATCATGGTTGGTGCCCAGGTCCGGAAGAATATGATCTTTATGATGGTATCGAGATTCCTGAGCCGTCCACTTTGTTTGATGACTTTTCTTATCGGGGAACGGCCATACGCGATCAGACGTTAACGCTGTATGAGGATTTGAGGGAAAGCCTTCTCATCGGCGACCCTGGCGAGCTAGGGCAACTGAACCCCGATCAACGTGTTGCCTGGGACGCCTACCGATCCAAGTTTACTACACCGTATAAAGCCATGAATCTTGACTGGAATGACCCTAGTAAAGAGCTGTCCCGGTTTAAGTACCAGGCACTCTTAAAAAACTTCCTGGCTGCTGGAGCCGGCATAGACAAAAATGTGGGCCGTATCCGCGCCTTTCTGAAAGAAAACGACCTGGCTGATAATACGATCGTCATCTACATGGCCGACCATGGCTACTTTTTAGGCGAGCACGGCTTTTTCGATAAACGCTTCATGTATGAGGAATCGATACGAACCGCTTTCATCGTTCATTGGCCAGGTATGGTGGAAGAAGGCGTTGTTAATGATGACGATATCGTATCCAACATTGATATCGCAGAAACGTTTCTGGATATTGCCGGAATTGAAATACCTGAGGATATGCAAGGCAGGAGTTTGGTCCCCGTGCTTCAGGGGAACACCCCCGAGGATTGGAGAAAATCTTTTCTTTATCAGTATTTTGAAATGGCCAATCATCACGTGTATCCACATTTCGGAGTCACCGATGGTGCCCACAAATTAATCTATTATCATGGCCAAAACGAGTGGGAGTATTTTGATCTGGAATCAGATCCTCAGGAACTGGTCAGTCAATACTATGTGCTAGAACATCAGGACACCATCCAGGCGCTCAAGAAAGAGCTGGTCCGTCTTCGTAAATACTACGAATCCAACGATCCTTCAGGACCTGATCTGAACAAAAAAGGCGTGTGGCCTTGGGAGAAGCGCTTGAAGCCGCTTTGA
- a CDS encoding cell wall metabolism sensor histidine kinase WalK — protein sequence MNGDQVSIRVQNSGKPISESDQDRIFERFYRVDAARRSRKGGVGLGSVYLGKSCEHILEICF from the coding sequence GTGAATGGTGATCAGGTTTCCATCCGTGTCCAAAATTCAGGAAAACCCATAAGTGAATCAGACCAAGATCGAATTTTTGAGCGCTTCTACCGGGTGGATGCGGCCAGAAGAAGCCGGAAAGGGGGTGTGGGATTGGGCTCAGTTTATCTCGGGAAATCGTGCGAGCACATTCTGGAGATCTGTTTCTAG
- a CDS encoding Gfo/Idh/MocA family oxidoreductase, whose translation MQKSSKVSRRKFLGKSAASAFSFTVLPSYLALGKKDSEGNVPPSQRLNLGCVGVGNRGNAVITSLCKEGNAIPVAFADVDYYNSERAAKTLAAFPDVQRFDDFRVMLDTMGDDIDAVSVVTPDHTHFVIALEAMRRGKHVYVEKPLTHTFRESELLIQAEKKYKLVTQMGNQGHTSGGASQFQQLVKGGAIKDINKIEAFFKPFKHPGIWFYEKDQRIEKYPTAEAIPSTLNWDLWCGPSEMKPFNNLYHPQTWRAFYLYGCGIFGDWGAHILDFVHDYLKLGLPNRVEKLEMLDHNQIIFPRLSKLSMKFPKRGKNLPAVDLDWTDGYGAKPVVDEQYWDKSEDGSSQHPNLDETGSTLLHRKDGKFAIYRASHAKPSHLLPRVTMKEYAEYVKQPRVTQSHQENFVQACLGNGKTTSPFSISGELTQLLHLGVTCQYLNESFDFDRKKKRVRGNARAQAILDGPEPREGWKDYYKPIA comes from the coding sequence ATGCAAAAAAGCTCCAAAGTTTCGCGCCGCAAGTTCCTTGGAAAATCAGCGGCATCCGCATTTAGTTTTACCGTTTTGCCATCTTATCTGGCTTTGGGTAAGAAAGATTCAGAAGGCAATGTGCCACCCAGCCAGCGGCTCAATCTAGGCTGTGTCGGAGTAGGCAATCGCGGGAACGCGGTGATTACAAGTTTGTGCAAGGAAGGGAACGCCATACCCGTGGCATTTGCTGACGTCGACTACTACAATTCCGAACGCGCGGCGAAAACGCTGGCCGCTTTCCCTGATGTTCAACGCTTTGACGATTTTCGTGTGATGCTGGATACCATGGGGGATGATATTGACGCCGTCAGTGTCGTTACACCGGATCATACGCACTTTGTAATCGCGCTAGAGGCCATGCGTCGCGGAAAGCATGTTTACGTAGAAAAGCCGCTCACACATACATTCCGTGAATCCGAATTGTTGATACAGGCCGAAAAGAAATACAAGCTCGTTACCCAGATGGGTAACCAGGGACACACCTCTGGTGGAGCTAGCCAGTTTCAGCAGCTCGTAAAGGGCGGAGCGATCAAGGACATCAACAAGATCGAAGCGTTCTTCAAACCTTTCAAACATCCAGGCATCTGGTTCTATGAAAAGGACCAGAGGATAGAGAAGTACCCCACTGCAGAGGCAATCCCTTCAACCTTGAATTGGGATCTCTGGTGTGGACCGTCTGAGATGAAACCGTTCAACAACTTATACCATCCACAGACCTGGCGCGCTTTCTATCTATACGGATGCGGAATCTTTGGAGACTGGGGCGCCCACATTCTTGATTTCGTCCACGACTACCTGAAACTTGGCCTGCCTAATCGAGTCGAGAAACTGGAGATGCTAGACCACAATCAGATCATCTTTCCACGACTCTCCAAACTATCCATGAAGTTTCCGAAGCGTGGGAAAAACCTACCGGCAGTCGACCTTGATTGGACCGACGGCTACGGAGCCAAACCAGTCGTGGACGAACAATACTGGGACAAGAGCGAAGACGGATCGAGCCAGCATCCAAACTTGGATGAAACAGGCTCCACCTTGCTCCACCGCAAGGATGGCAAGTTCGCCATTTACCGTGCCAGTCACGCGAAGCCGTCACACCTGCTGCCAAGAGTGACCATGAAAGAATACGCAGAGTACGTGAAGCAGCCGAGAGTGACTCAGAGCCACCAGGAGAATTTCGTGCAGGCTTGCCTGGGTAATGGGAAAACCACTTCACCCTTTAGCATTTCCGGAGAACTCACTCAGTTGCTGCATCTCGGAGTTACTTGTCAGTATTTGAATGAGAGCTTTGACTTCGATCGCAAAAAGAAGCGCGTTCGAGGGAACGCCCGAGCCCAAGCAATCCTCGACGGACCAGAGCCCCGAGAAGGCTGGAAAGATTACTACAAACCAATCGCTTAG
- a CDS encoding cupin domain-containing protein: MLFFIHFQKRPKTSMKLSIFTTLVLSSAALLILSRAHADAHEHQKSVVPEAETKLDAALAHEGPSESINISAELIGAVDLKTVRELEGKQARVRLITIEPGGKVAVHQHDDRPGLALILSGVAVEYRGKKAIHHRPGSVAFEQDGDTHWWHNPYEEETRALVVDILPKE; this comes from the coding sequence ATGCTATTTTTTATTCATTTCCAAAAACGACCAAAGACTTCCATGAAACTATCCATCTTCACTACCCTCGTCCTTTCCTCGGCAGCCCTGCTTATTCTCTCGCGTGCACACGCTGATGCGCACGAACATCAAAAGTCGGTGGTGCCAGAAGCTGAAACGAAACTCGATGCTGCCTTAGCCCACGAGGGTCCGAGCGAGAGCATCAACATCAGCGCCGAGCTCATTGGCGCCGTCGACCTGAAAACCGTTCGGGAACTCGAAGGCAAGCAGGCGCGCGTTCGTCTGATCACCATCGAACCCGGCGGCAAGGTCGCCGTTCATCAACACGACGACCGTCCGGGACTTGCCCTAATCCTCTCCGGAGTCGCAGTCGAATACCGCGGCAAAAAGGCCATTCACCATCGTCCAGGCAGCGTAGCCTTCGAACAGGATGGCGACACGCATTGGTGGCACAACCCCTACGAGGAAGAAACGCGGGCACTCGTCGTCGATATTCTACCTAAGGAATAG